In Candidatus Kaistella beijingensis, a genomic segment contains:
- a CDS encoding bifunctional 4-hydroxy-2-oxoglutarate aldolase/2-dehydro-3-deoxy-phosphogluconate aldolase: protein MSNIQKVSDAIVKQGILPLYFNADENVTIEILRSIYKAGIRAVEYTNRGEAALRNFKKMVEVRNVEMSDLLLGIGTIKNMAAAKDFVDAGADFFISPGFVPEVADFLIKQDKFYSPGCMTPTEIIAAENAGVNFIKLFPGNMLGPDFLSGIKDIFPNLLFMPTGGVDTTRENIEGWFKAGVSAVGMGSKLISKKLMSEQNYAVIESETKKVLETVHSVKKS, encoded by the coding sequence ATGAGCAATATTCAAAAAGTTTCCGACGCAATTGTAAAGCAGGGAATTCTTCCATTATACTTCAACGCCGATGAAAATGTAACCATTGAAATTCTTCGTTCTATTTACAAAGCGGGAATTCGTGCGGTAGAATACACCAACCGTGGTGAAGCGGCTTTAAGAAACTTCAAAAAAATGGTTGAAGTTCGTAATGTGGAAATGTCCGACTTACTTTTAGGAATCGGAACCATCAAAAATATGGCTGCAGCAAAAGATTTCGTTGATGCAGGTGCAGATTTCTTCATCTCTCCGGGATTCGTTCCCGAAGTTGCGGATTTTCTTATCAAACAGGATAAATTTTACAGTCCGGGTTGTATGACTCCGACTGAAATTATTGCTGCTGAAAATGCAGGAGTAAATTTCATCAAATTATTTCCAGGAAATATGCTCGGTCCTGATTTCTTAAGTGGAATCAAAGACATTTTCCCAAATCTACTTTTTATGCCGACAGGAGGAGTTGACACGACTCGCGAAAACATCGAAGGTTGGTTTAAAGCAGGCGTTTCCGCAGTAGGAATGGGAAGCAAACTCATCAGCAAAAAACTGATGAGCGAACAAAATTATGCTGTAATCGAATCTGAAACGAAAAAGGTTTTGGAAACGGTACATTCAGTAAAAAAATCGTAA
- a CDS encoding YhcH/YjgK/YiaL family protein → MIIDSLENAYQYYCLHPLFKNAFKFLEGKNLENFQDGSFELEDGLKMIVSNKFGKTREESLQKFECHNRNIDIQICVKGNERIEWKSRKDCKNFNGNFNEEKDVQFFSDEPDTYFKLKDGQFAIFFPEDVHAPMIGDGEIKKLVFKVKI, encoded by the coding sequence ATGATTATTGATTCTTTAGAAAACGCCTATCAATACTATTGTTTGCATCCTCTTTTCAAAAATGCATTCAAGTTTTTGGAAGGAAAAAATCTTGAAAATTTTCAGGACGGAAGTTTCGAATTGGAAGACGGACTCAAAATGATTGTGAGCAATAAATTCGGGAAAACAAGAGAAGAAAGTCTGCAGAAATTCGAGTGTCACAATAGAAATATCGACATTCAGATCTGTGTAAAAGGAAACGAACGAATTGAGTGGAAATCCCGTAAAGACTGCAAAAATTTCAACGGAAATTTTAACGAGGAAAAAGATGTTCAGTTTTTCAGTGACGAACCCGACACCTATTTCAAGCTGAAAGACGGTCAGTTTGCGATCTTTTTTCCCGAAGATGTTCACGCACCGATGATTGGTGATGGCGAAATTAAAAAATTAGTTTTTAAAGTTAAAATATAG
- a CDS encoding sugar kinase, whose amino-acid sequence MSRVVTFGEIMLRLAPSGFLRFSQADNFDVVYGGGESNVAVSLANYGIPVDFVTRLPKNDIGQCAMMEMRKRGVGVDKIVWGGDRLGIYFLETGAVSRGSKVVYDRAHSAMAEIQPGMVNWEEVFQGAEWFHWTGITPAISQSSADVCLEAVKAASKLGLKISTDLNYRAKLWKYGGDREKIMTELTSYCDVILGNEEDAEMHFGIKPEGLDVTKHGHDVKAEAFLSVCQQMMKKFPRAKKVITTLRGSISASHNTWAGVLWDGEKMFETRQYQITDIVDRVGGGDSFMGGLIYGLLTWGDDDQKALDFAVAASCLKHTIKGDANLVTVDEVMKLMGGDASGRVAR is encoded by the coding sequence ATGAGCAGAGTAGTAACTTTTGGAGAAATTATGTTGAGACTTGCACCAAGCGGTTTTTTAAGATTTTCACAGGCAGATAATTTTGATGTGGTTTACGGTGGCGGCGAATCCAACGTGGCCGTTTCCTTGGCGAATTACGGAATTCCCGTAGATTTTGTAACGCGTTTGCCGAAAAACGACATCGGTCAGTGCGCAATGATGGAGATGAGAAAAAGAGGAGTTGGCGTTGACAAAATTGTTTGGGGCGGCGACAGATTGGGAATTTATTTCCTTGAAACGGGCGCTGTTTCCCGCGGAAGTAAGGTAGTTTACGACAGAGCGCATTCTGCAATGGCAGAAATACAACCGGGAATGGTGAATTGGGAAGAAGTTTTCCAAGGAGCGGAATGGTTCCATTGGACAGGAATTACCCCTGCAATTTCTCAAAGTTCCGCAGATGTTTGTCTGGAAGCGGTAAAAGCAGCCAGCAAATTAGGTTTAAAAATCTCTACAGATTTAAATTACCGCGCAAAATTGTGGAAATACGGCGGTGACAGAGAAAAAATTATGACGGAATTGACTTCTTATTGCGACGTGATTTTAGGAAACGAAGAAGATGCGGAAATGCATTTCGGAATCAAACCTGAAGGTTTGGACGTTACCAAACACGGACACGATGTGAAAGCAGAGGCATTCCTTTCCGTTTGTCAGCAAATGATGAAAAAATTCCCTCGTGCGAAAAAAGTAATCACCACTTTGAGAGGTTCTATTTCCGCTTCGCACAACACTTGGGCCGGAGTTTTATGGGATGGCGAAAAAATGTTCGAAACCCGTCAATACCAAATAACCGATATCGTAGATAGAGTTGGAGGTGGCGACAGTTTTATGGGCGGATTGATTTACGGACTTTTAACTTGGGGTGATGACGACCAAAAAGCCCTTGATTTCGCAGTGGCAGCATCTTGCTTGAAACACACGATTAAAGGTGATGCAAACCTGGTTACTGTTGATGAAGTAATGAAATTAATGGGAGGCGACGCTTCAGGAAGAGTGGCGAGATAA
- a CDS encoding sugar kinase: MSKVVTFGEILLRLSPPSHLRLSQTASFDLYYGCAEANVAASLAKFGIPVKFITAVPNNDLGESSLSMLRAFGVEPLAFVQGKRLGIYYFEHGASERPGKVVYDREDSSFSTLKKGMIDWENIFANATWFHWSGITPSLSLELAEICEQGLKVASEKGLTISVDLNYRPTLWNYGKRANEIMPNLVQYCDLLLGGTAESESVLGIKTEENDTAEMIFSKWMQTFPKIKNIVSTKRLNANASSNSVSAVFYNGTEFLKSKQYHVSHIIDRIGAGDAFMAGIIYGLMEWPENHQNALEFAAAATCLKHSISGDINLAKVEEINALVNGIGGGRVAR; the protein is encoded by the coding sequence ATGAGTAAAGTCGTAACATTTGGAGAGATTTTACTTCGGTTATCGCCACCAAGTCATTTAAGGTTATCGCAAACAGCATCTTTCGACTTGTATTATGGTTGCGCCGAAGCCAATGTTGCTGCCTCACTCGCAAAATTTGGAATTCCCGTGAAATTCATCACCGCAGTTCCGAATAATGATTTGGGAGAATCTTCATTAAGTATGTTGCGTGCTTTCGGAGTTGAACCGCTTGCTTTTGTTCAGGGAAAAAGATTGGGAATCTATTATTTCGAACACGGCGCTTCCGAAAGACCGGGAAAAGTTGTTTACGACAGGGAAGATTCCTCATTCTCAACCCTAAAAAAGGGAATGATTGATTGGGAAAATATTTTTGCGAATGCCACTTGGTTTCATTGGTCGGGAATTACGCCATCGCTTTCTTTGGAACTTGCAGAAATTTGCGAACAAGGTTTGAAAGTCGCTTCAGAAAAAGGATTGACGATTTCTGTAGATTTGAATTACAGACCAACGCTTTGGAACTACGGCAAAAGAGCCAACGAAATAATGCCGAATTTGGTTCAGTATTGTGACCTTTTATTAGGAGGAACTGCAGAATCAGAAAGTGTTTTAGGAATTAAAACCGAGGAAAATGATACGGCGGAAATGATTTTTTCAAAATGGATGCAAACTTTTCCTAAAATTAAAAATATTGTTTCCACCAAAAGACTGAATGCAAATGCTTCCTCGAACAGTGTAAGCGCAGTTTTTTACAATGGAACGGAGTTTTTGAAATCGAAACAATATCACGTTTCGCACATTATCGACAGGATTGGAGCAGGCGACGCATTTATGGCAGGAATTATTTATGGTTTGATGGAGTGGCCTGAAAATCACCAAAATGCATTGGAATTTGCGGCTGCGGCGACTTGTTTGAAACATTCCATTTCAGGCGACATCAATTTAGCAAAAGTCGAAGAAATCAACGCTTTGGTTAATGGAATTGGAGGCGGAAGAGTGGCGAGATAA
- a CDS encoding cupin domain-containing protein has product MFLEQNQMQWEKIDENLERAIVGFDDSLMQTIVKFKEGGIGYLHHHIHSQAAYIAKGKFEVQIENEKKILKSGDVFFINSQLMHGVVCLEEGVLVECFSPKREDFLEK; this is encoded by the coding sequence ATGTTTCTTGAACAAAACCAAATGCAATGGGAAAAAATCGACGAAAATCTTGAAAGAGCGATTGTTGGTTTTGATGATTCATTGATGCAAACCATCGTGAAATTCAAAGAAGGTGGAATTGGTTATTTGCACCATCACATTCATTCTCAAGCGGCATATATTGCCAAAGGAAAATTTGAAGTGCAGATTGAAAACGAGAAAAAGATTTTAAAAAGCGGAGATGTATTCTTCATCAACTCTCAATTAATGCACGGTGTAGTTTGTTTGGAAGAAGGAGTTTTGGTAGAATGTTTCAGCCCAAAAAGAGAAGATTTTTTAGAAAAATAA
- the uxaC gene encoding glucuronate isomerase, whose product MASQFIHDNFLLENKFAEELYHNYSKNQPIIDYHNHLSPSLIAENHIFENLTDVWIKGDHYKWRAMRTLGINENFITGNASDKDKFLQWGKTVPYTLRNPLYHWTHLELARYFDIDELLNEKTAEKIYDEASAKINSAEYSTQNLLKKVNAELVCTTEDPTDNLEYHKKLASSDFHIKVSTAFRPDKVILIENESYNDYLNTLANVAETEINTYQDLQDVLTKRLQFFHHNGCRLSDHGLDQIYFENFTENEIAQIFKKRRSGQPVSKEEALKFQSAVLILLAESYHKLGWVQQFHLGALRNNNTRMHRILGPDTGWDSIGDFSQAEKLSKFLNRLDANDKLTKTIIYNLNPADNEVFATMIGNFNDGSVKGKVQFGSGWWFLDQKDGMTKQLNALSNMGLLSCFIGMLTDSRSFLSFPRHEYFRRLLCNILGDEMQRGEIPQDMDLVGKMVSDISYFNAKEYFNF is encoded by the coding sequence ATGGCAAGTCAATTTATACACGACAATTTTCTTTTAGAGAACAAATTTGCAGAAGAGTTATACCACAACTATTCTAAAAATCAGCCGATTATCGATTATCACAATCACCTTTCACCTTCGTTGATTGCTGAAAATCACATTTTCGAAAACCTGACCGATGTTTGGATTAAAGGCGACCATTACAAATGGCGTGCAATGCGGACTTTAGGCATCAATGAAAATTTCATCACAGGAAACGCTTCCGATAAAGACAAGTTTCTTCAGTGGGGAAAAACCGTTCCTTACACGTTGAGAAACCCGCTCTATCATTGGACGCATCTTGAATTGGCAAGGTATTTTGATATTGATGAACTGCTTAATGAAAAAACCGCAGAGAAAATCTACGACGAAGCATCCGCAAAAATTAATTCCGCTGAATACAGCACGCAAAATCTTTTGAAAAAAGTGAATGCAGAATTGGTTTGCACCACGGAAGATCCAACCGATAATTTGGAATACCACAAAAAGTTGGCGTCGAGTGATTTCCATATTAAAGTGAGCACCGCATTCCGTCCCGACAAAGTGATTTTGATTGAAAACGAATCTTACAACGATTATCTGAACACTTTGGCAAATGTTGCGGAAACTGAAATCAATACGTATCAGGATTTACAGGATGTTTTGACGAAAAGACTTCAGTTCTTTCACCATAATGGTTGCCGACTGTCTGACCACGGTTTGGATCAAATTTATTTTGAGAATTTTACCGAAAACGAAATCGCACAAATCTTTAAGAAAAGAAGAAGCGGACAACCTGTTTCCAAAGAAGAAGCACTGAAATTCCAAAGTGCAGTCTTGATTTTATTGGCAGAATCTTACCACAAATTAGGTTGGGTTCAGCAATTCCACTTGGGAGCGTTGCGAAATAACAATACGAGAATGCACCGAATTTTAGGTCCCGACACAGGTTGGGATTCTATCGGCGATTTTTCTCAAGCGGAGAAACTTTCCAAATTTTTAAATAGACTTGATGCCAACGATAAATTGACGAAAACCATTATCTACAACTTAAATCCTGCAGATAACGAAGTTTTTGCCACGATGATTGGAAATTTTAACGACGGAAGTGTAAAAGGAAAAGTGCAATTTGGTTCCGGATGGTGGTTTCTTGACCAAAAAGACGGAATGACGAAACAGTTGAACGCCCTTTCAAATATGGGATTATTGAGTTGTTTCATCGGAATGTTGACGGATTCTAGAAGTTTCCTTTCGTTCCCAAGACACGAATATTTCAGACGGCTTTTGTGTAATATTTTGGGTGATGAAATGCAGCGTGGCGAAATTCCACAAGACATGGATTTGGTGGGGAAAATGGTTTCCGACATCAGTTATTTCAACGCGAAGGAATATTTTAATTTTTAA